In one Musa acuminata AAA Group cultivar baxijiao chromosome BXJ2-5, Cavendish_Baxijiao_AAA, whole genome shotgun sequence genomic region, the following are encoded:
- the LOC103984345 gene encoding U-box domain-containing protein 52-like — translation MQSKPEIMADPPVKSGILSLVPESKIAYYLLFFLSKVGSNRGQELRDGEEEDKASIMYCRRNPEQMEVDAGCPLVAVAIDKDKGSQNALKWAVDNLLARGQTLTLIHVKLTSQPSANLDDDGGFKEPTDHQSKELFLPFRCFCTRKDVRCKDVLLEDVDAAKAIIEFVSHAAIEKLVVGASSKGGFVRRFKNHDVSASVTKGVPDFCTVYVIGKGKVSAMRNAVRPAPAVSPLRAQIQSEASLKPDALPPRFLLGPNGPGEVALETHSMKHDDSVKSPYARGMRASTIADLSLSDTDISFVSSGRPSIDQAFPPRLSNGSDGLDRSFEMALTPNNRSADSYSTGNEFSSFSQGSTGTSWSSQTMEDVEDEMKKLRLELKHTMDMYNNACKEAISAKQKAMELQRWKVEEQKKLYEAQMAEEAAVALVEKEKAIRRVAMDTARAENRIAELESQKRVDAEMMAIKDAHENNRTLDSAPRADVRYRKYTIEDIEIATEYFAEHRKIGEGGYGPVYKCHLDHTAVAVKVLRPDAAQGRSQFQQEVEVLSCIRHPNMVLLLGACPEYGCIVYEYMANGSLDDRLFRRGNSPVIPWQHRFRIACEIATGLLFLHRMKPEPLVHRDLKPGNILLDRNYVSKIGDVGLARLVPPSVADSVTQYRITSTAGTFCYIDPEYQQTGMLGVKSDIYSLGVLLLQIITAKPPMGLTHLVSRAIEQGTFAEVLDPAESDWPVEAAQRLAEKALKCTELRRKDRPDLEKVVLPELQWLSALGEDSLANCTLRYSTQSSPINSQASMQEFMSDPLLTQNGFAIHSSESSATGRKSSVL, via the exons ATGCAGAGCAAACCTGAAATCATGGCAGACCCTCCAGTTAAAAGTGGTATACTATCATTGGTACCTGAGAGCAAGATTGCCTACTAtttgctcttcttcctctcgaAGGTTGGATCAAACAGAGGCCAAGAACTTCGAGACGGAGAAGAGGAAGACAAGGCGAGCATAATGTACTGTCGCAGGAACCCGGAGCAGATGGAAGTGGATGCAGGATGTCCACTGGTGGCGGTGGCCATTGACAAGGACAAAGGAAGCCAGAACGCTCTGAAATGGGCAGTGGACAACCTTCTCGCCAGGGGCCAGACCCTCACCCTCATCCATGTCAAGCTCACCAGCCAACCAT CTGCCAACCTAGATGATGATGGTGGCTTCAAAGAGCCGACGGACCATCAATCGAAGGAGTTGTTTCTTCCGTTTCGCTGCTTCTGCACACGTAAAGAC GTGCGCTGCAAGGATGTGCTGCTGGAAGATGTCGATGCAGCCAAGGCCATAATCGAATTTGTTTCCCATGCTGCCATAGAGAAGTTGGTGGTCGGTGCCTCATCGAAGGGTGGATTCGTCAG GCGATTCAAGAATCATGATGTCTCCGCCAGTGTCACCAAGGGGGTACCTGATTTCTGCACCGTCTACGTGATCGGCAAAGGGAAGGTTTCCGCCATGCGGAATGCGGTGCGTCCAGCGCCGGCCGTTTCTCCTCTTCGTGCTCAGATCCAGAGCGAAGCCAGCCTCAAGCCTGATGCCCTTCCCCCTCGCTTCTTGCTCGGTCCCAATG GGCCAGGCGAGGTGGCACTGGAGACACACAGCATGAAGCATGACGATTCCGTCAA GTCGCCGTATGCCAGGGGAATGCGCGCTTCCACCATCGCAGATCTCTCGTTGTCCGACACCGACATCTCCTTCGTGAGCTCCGGAAGGCCGAGCATCGACCAAGCTTTCCCGCCGAGATTATCCAATGGATCAGACGGCCTCGACCGCAGCTTCGAGATGGCGCTTACGCCCAACAACAGGTCGGCCGACTCGTACTCCACCGGGAACGAGTTCTCCTCGTTCTCACAGGGCAGCACTGGAACCTCGTGGTCATCACAAACCATG GAGGACGTAGAAGATGAGATGAAGAAGCTGAGGCTGGAGCTCAAGCACACCATGGACATGTACAACAACGCCTGCAAAGAAGCAATCTCAGCCAAACAAAAG GCGATGGAGCTCCAGCGATGGAAAGTGGAGGAGCAGAAGAAGCTGTACGAAGCTCAAATGGCAGAGGAAGCTGCCGTGGCTttggtggagaaggagaaggcgaTACGCAGAGTGGCAATGGACACAGCTCGAGCCGAGAACAGGATAGCAGAGTTAGAATCACAGAAGAGGGTAGATGCAGAGATGATGGCAATTAAAGATGCCCACGAGAACAACAGAACTTTAGATTCCGCACCTCGTGCGGACGTGAGGTACAGGAAGTACACCATTGAGGATATCGAAATTGCCACGGAATACTTCGCTGAGCATCGTAAGATCGGAGAGGGTGGCTATGGCCCGGTCTACAAATGCCATCTGGATCACACGGCGGTGGCCGTCAAGGTTCTGCGCCCGGATGCAGCTCAAGGGAGGTCGCAGTTTCAACAAGAG GTTGAGGTGCTGAGCTGCATCAGGCACCCGAACATGGTGCTGCTCCTGGGTGCCTGCCCGGAGTACGGCTGTATCGTGTACGAATACATGGCCAACGGGAGCTTGGACGACAGACTTTTCCGGCGAGGCAACTCGCCGGTGATCCCATGGCAGCACAGGTTCCGCATCGCTTGTGAGATCGCCACCGGACTCCTCTTCCTGCACCGGATGAAGCCGGAGCCACTGGTACACCGCGACCTCAAGCCCGGGAACATCCTCCTCGACAGGAACTACGTGAGCAAGATCGGCGACGTCGGCCTCGCCCGGCTGGTCCCCCCGTCGGTGGCGGACAGCGTCACGCAGTACCGGATCACCTCCACGGCCGGAACCTTCTGCTACATCGATCCCGAGTACCAGCAGACGGGCATGCTGGGGGTGAAGTCCGACATATACTCGCTCGGGGTTCTGCTGCTGCAGATCATCACGGCGAAGCCTCCGATGGGGCTAACGCACCTCGTGAGCCGCGCAATCGAGCAGGGAACATTCGCCGAAGTGTTGGATCCTGCGGAGTCGGACTGGCCGGTGGAGGCGGCTCAGCGGCTTGCTGAGAAGGCACTCAAGTGCACAGAGCTGAGAAGGAAGGATAGACCAGATCTCGAAAAGGTTGTGTTGCCAGAGCTGCAGTGGCTAAGTGCTCTCGGAGAAGATAGCTTGGCGAACTGCACGCTGCGATACAGTACTCAGAGCTCGCCCATCAACAGTCAAGCTTCCATGCAG GAATTTATGAGTGATCCACTGCTGACACAAAATGGATTTGCTATCCACTCAAGTGAATCATCAGCCACAGGAAGAAAATCCAGTGTGCTGTGA
- the LOC108952931 gene encoding pollen receptor-like kinase 1: MAGRRFPPLFMALLFVVVAAAAASFGVASSSDAEVLLGFKATISDPSGALKSWVASSDPCNKNVSNWAGIICDNDGHVSGLRLEDMSLAGSLAQLSLLKGLPGIRTLSFLRNDLEGPMPEVGKMESLRAIYLSENKFSGQIPDNAFAGMSWLKKLHLSHNGFSGSIPTSIAALPKLLELRLDDNRFSGTIPDLRLTTAKLVNVSNNYLEGRIPESLEMMNANMFAGNKALCGDPLQVPCQSSSSSSQSSTTQQPMVIAAVAIFVLVGIFAVAFLMPRHRQVQDEQVAQLQAPKNPESAPTKEKKLEEGAAGYDGSSNGRKAPKEHEQGRLIFVRAGRERFELQDLLKSSAEILGSGKFGCSYKASLTNGPSMVVKRFRDMNRVGKEDFEEHMRRLGRLSHSNLLPLVAYYYRKDEKLMVTDYVPKRSLANALHGFRAANIAALDWPTRLKIVRGIAKGLNYLYEELQMLSVPHGHLKSSNVLLSDSFEPLLTDYALVPVMNQAHAAQSMVAHKAPECKQHGKTSKKSDIWSFGILILEISTGKISIFDSPQEKGGVDLAGWVNSVDREEWASKVLDCEMKATKKNEGEMLKLLQIGLACCEENVDKRYELETALDRIEELKEEGDEDSSSIPTEGGATTGDDLSIVDMN; encoded by the exons ATGGCCGGTCGGCGGTTCCCACCGCTCTTCATGGCCCTACTCTTCGTTGTCGTCGCCGCCGCAGCCGCCTCCTTCGGCGTCGCGAGCTCGTCTGACGCCGAAGTGCTTCTCGGCTTCAAGGCCACCATATCTGATCCCTCCGGCGCCCTCAAGAGCTGGGTCGCGAGCTCCGACCCATGCAACAAGAACGTCTCGAATTGGGCTGGCATCATCTGCGACAACGACGGCCACGTGTCGGGGCTGCGGCTCGAGGACATGAGCCTCGCCGGCTCACTGGCCCAACTCAGCCTCCTCAAGGGCTTGCCGGGGATTCGCACCCTTAGCTTCTTGAGGAACGACTTGGAGGGGCCGATGCCGGAGGTCGGGAAGATGGAGAGCCTTCGGGCGATATACTTGTCGGAGAACAAGTTCTCCGGTCAGATCCCGGACAACGCCTTCGCCGGCATGAGCTGGCTCAAGAAGCTCCATCTCTCCCACAACGGGTTCTCGGGCTCGATCCCGACGTCCATCGCCGCGTTGCCCAAGCTTCTCGAGCTGAGGCTGGACGACAACAGGTTCAGTGGCACCATTCCCGACCTCCGGTTGACGACGGCGAAGCTGGTGAACGTGTCGAACAATTACCTGGAGGGGCGAATTCCCGAGAGCCTCGAGATGATGAACGCAAACATGTTTGCAG GCAACAAGGCCCTCTGTGGGGATCCTCTTCAAGTTCCATGCCAATCTTCGTCGTCCTCATCCCAAAGTTCAACGACCCAGCAACCCATGGTCATCGCGGCCGTGGCCATCTTCGTGCTCGTGGGGATCTTCGCGGTGGCGTTCCTCATGCCCCGCCATCGCCAAGTCCAGGACGAGCAAGTTGCACAGCTTCAGGCACCGAAGAACCCGGAGTCGGCACCGACCAAGGAAAAGAAGCTAGAGGAAGGGGCGGCAGGGTACGACGGCAGCAGCAACGGGAGGAAGGCGCCGAAGGAGCACGAGCAAGGGAGACTAATCTTTGTGCGGGCAGGCAGGGAGAGGTTCGAGCTGCAGGACCTGCTCAAGTCTTCAGCTGAGATCCTCGGGAGCGGCAAGTTTGGGTGCTCCTACAAGGCCTCCCTGACGAATGGCCCATCCATGGTGGTGAAGAGGTTCAGGGACATGAACAGGGTGGGGAAGGAGGACTTCGAAGAGCACATGAGAAGGCTTGGGAGGTTGTCCCACTCCAACTTGCTCCCATTGGTGGCTTATTATTACAGGAAGGATGAGAAGTTGATGGTCACAGACTATGTCCCCAAGAGAAGTCTGGCCAATGCACTCCATG GTTTTCGTGCCGCGAACATTGCAGCACTTGATTGGCCCACTCGCCTGAAGATAGTGAGAGGAATAGCGAAGGGACTAAATTACCTCTATGAAGAGTTGCAGATGCTAAGTGTTCCCCATGGCCATCTGAAGTCCTCCAATGTGCTTCTAAGTGACTCTTTCGAACCACTCCTGACCGACTACGCCCTCGTGCCAGTGATGAACCAGGCTCATGCTGCACAGTCCATGGTGGCGCACAAGGCACCCGAGTGCAAGCAGCATGGAAAAACATCAAAGAAAAGCGACATATGGAGCTTCGGAATTTTGATTTTAGAGATCTCGACAGGTAAGATTTCTATCTTTGATTCACCGCAGGAGAAGGGAGGTGTCGATTTGGCAGGCTGGGTGAACTCTGTCGATCGAGAAGAATGGGCCAGCAAGGTGCTCGATTGCGAGATGAAGGCAACAAAGAAGAACGAGGGAGAGATGTTGAAGTTGTTGCAGATTGGATTGGCCTGTTGCGAAGAAAATGTTGATAAGAGGTATGAGTTGGAAACAGCTCTCGACAGGATCGAAGAGCTGAAAGAGGAAGGAGACGAAGACAGCTCAAGCATTCCTACGGAGGGAGGGGCGACGACTGGGGATGATCTTTCAATTGTTGATATGAACTGA